From Rhodococcus sp. B7740, one genomic window encodes:
- a CDS encoding ABC transporter substrate-binding protein produces the protein MLNVRRRAGTLAAAAALIGSLVACGASEEVSDATAETTDGGTSYPLTIENCGESVTFDSAPQRVVSLDQNSTEILLSLGVQDRMVGTASWTDPVRDNLADANAAVPRLADNAPTYEVVVDTEPDLVTASFGRHFEQGGVAQRSRFTETGAATYLSPTDCDAGRSVNGGNTRTTPLTMESLYQEITELAAIFDVNERGAEFVEELKTRMADATARTANADVSVAFWFADTKSPYVAGTRGSANLLADSVGTTNVFTEIDDDWSAVGWETVVDKDPTVLVLGDLARNRFPGDLLADKIAFLESDPVTSTMAAVRDKRYISLHGAEMNPSIRAVDGVEKVSAGLRDLGLSS, from the coding sequence GTGCTCAACGTTCGTCGCCGCGCAGGCACCCTCGCTGCCGCCGCCGCCCTGATCGGATCGCTCGTCGCCTGCGGAGCATCCGAGGAGGTCTCCGACGCCACCGCGGAGACCACCGACGGAGGGACGTCGTATCCGCTGACGATCGAGAACTGCGGCGAGTCGGTCACCTTCGACTCCGCCCCGCAGCGAGTGGTGTCACTCGACCAGAACTCCACCGAAATCCTTCTCTCGCTCGGTGTGCAGGATCGGATGGTGGGTACCGCATCCTGGACCGATCCGGTCCGCGACAACCTCGCAGACGCCAACGCCGCGGTTCCTCGACTGGCCGACAATGCGCCCACCTACGAGGTCGTCGTCGATACCGAACCCGACCTCGTCACCGCATCGTTCGGACGCCACTTCGAGCAGGGCGGCGTCGCGCAGCGTTCGCGCTTCACCGAAACCGGTGCCGCCACGTATCTTTCCCCCACCGACTGCGACGCCGGTCGTAGCGTCAACGGGGGCAACACCCGGACGACGCCGCTCACCATGGAGTCGTTGTACCAGGAGATCACCGAACTCGCGGCGATTTTCGACGTCAACGAGCGCGGTGCCGAATTCGTCGAAGAACTGAAGACCCGCATGGCCGACGCCACCGCGCGAACCGCAAATGCCGATGTGTCCGTGGCCTTCTGGTTCGCAGACACCAAGAGCCCCTACGTCGCAGGCACACGCGGTTCGGCCAACCTACTGGCCGATTCCGTCGGCACGACAAACGTGTTCACGGAGATCGACGACGACTGGTCCGCAGTCGGGTGGGAAACCGTGGTCGACAAAGACCCGACGGTGCTCGTCCTCGGGGATCTGGCGCGCAACCGTTTTCCCGGTGACCTGCTCGCCGACAAGATCGCATTCCTCGAGTCCGACCCCGTCACCAGCACGATGGCCGCCGTCCGCGACAAGCGCTACATCTCGCTGCACGGCGCGGAGATGAACCCGTCGATCCGGGCCGTCGACGGCGTCGAGAAGGTGTCGGCCGGACTGCGCGACCTGGGACTGTCGTCCTGA
- a CDS encoding ABC transporter ATP-binding protein: MTLHASNVSWKRGGALVVDGVTLHPAPGRTVGLLGPNGSGKSSLLHLLAGAASPTSGVVELDGAELGSLKRKHIARAVAVVGQHAHTDVDVTVGDVVRLGRIPHRGAFGGSDLDDDAVDDALAQTGLTDKADRLWRTLSGGEQQRAHIARALAQQPREMLLDEPTNHLDIHHQLELLALVARLPITSIVALHDLNLAAMFCDEVLVLQDGKVVAGGAPADVLTEELIAEVYRVRARVSVDDENGRVHIRFDAAAGYETVEGEQNTRVTAVSRG, from the coding sequence ATGACACTGCACGCGTCGAACGTCTCCTGGAAGCGCGGCGGCGCACTCGTGGTCGACGGAGTGACGCTGCACCCCGCGCCCGGCCGAACGGTTGGCCTGTTGGGGCCCAACGGTTCCGGTAAGTCCTCGCTGCTCCACCTGCTGGCCGGGGCCGCGTCGCCCACCTCAGGCGTCGTCGAGTTGGACGGTGCCGAGCTCGGGTCGCTCAAACGCAAGCACATCGCTAGAGCCGTCGCGGTCGTCGGACAGCACGCGCACACGGACGTCGACGTGACGGTCGGCGATGTCGTGCGTCTGGGACGGATCCCCCATCGCGGGGCGTTCGGCGGTAGCGACCTCGACGACGACGCAGTGGACGACGCACTCGCGCAGACCGGACTCACCGACAAAGCGGATCGGTTGTGGCGCACGCTCTCCGGTGGTGAGCAGCAGCGGGCGCACATTGCACGCGCACTCGCCCAGCAGCCTCGCGAGATGTTGCTGGACGAGCCGACCAACCACCTCGACATCCATCACCAGCTCGAATTGCTGGCCCTCGTCGCCCGTCTGCCGATCACCAGCATCGTCGCGCTGCACGACCTGAATCTGGCCGCGATGTTCTGCGACGAGGTGCTCGTGCTCCAGGACGGCAAGGTCGTCGCAGGTGGCGCACCTGCGGACGTGCTGACCGAAGAACTCATCGCCGAGGTGTATCGAGTGCGGGCGCGGGTGTCGGTGGACGACGAGAACGGACGGGTTCACATCCGTTTCGATGCGGCGGCCGGGTACGAGACCGTCGAGGGTGAGCAGAACACCCGCGTGACGGCAGTCTCTCGCGGCTGA
- a CDS encoding alpha/beta hydrolase codes for MIEEQTTFTVDGIEVAAVLTLPEGENAMPCPAVFTAPGFAGVKEMLIPNYSADLAAGGMASLAFDYPGFGASGGDVRQHIDLPQQLRSFHAALDVLACDPRIDSERIGVWGTSMSGGHAIAVAADDPRVKAVAAIIPFIRLTPTGNLELAPVIVRDALRRLFRRPGLTIPAAGRPGEVATMNSDGAYEWSQEMARGAENYRNEVTVASLPAMLRWSTRKAAARLTVPVLAILAESDTITPPSRVRTAFADLDTVEYVSYPESHFELFTDHADAVRKSTVEWLVDKLGE; via the coding sequence ATGATCGAGGAACAGACGACTTTCACGGTGGACGGTATCGAAGTAGCCGCAGTGTTGACTTTGCCCGAAGGAGAGAACGCCATGCCGTGCCCGGCGGTGTTCACGGCTCCTGGGTTCGCCGGAGTGAAGGAAATGCTGATACCGAACTACAGCGCAGACCTGGCTGCAGGCGGAATGGCGTCGCTCGCGTTCGACTACCCGGGGTTCGGCGCAAGCGGAGGCGACGTACGCCAGCACATCGACCTACCTCAGCAACTGCGGTCCTTCCATGCCGCGCTCGACGTGTTGGCGTGTGACCCACGGATCGATTCCGAGCGAATCGGCGTGTGGGGTACCAGCATGTCGGGAGGACATGCCATTGCTGTGGCCGCGGACGATCCGCGAGTGAAGGCGGTTGCCGCGATCATCCCGTTCATCCGCCTCACTCCCACCGGCAATCTCGAGCTCGCACCGGTCATCGTTCGGGATGCGCTACGACGTCTGTTCCGCAGGCCGGGATTGACCATCCCGGCGGCGGGACGGCCGGGTGAGGTGGCGACGATGAACTCGGACGGAGCCTACGAATGGTCACAGGAGATGGCGCGCGGAGCGGAGAACTACCGCAACGAGGTGACCGTCGCTTCGCTACCGGCCATGTTGCGGTGGTCGACGCGCAAGGCGGCAGCCCGACTCACCGTTCCGGTTCTCGCGATACTCGCCGAATCCGACACCATCACTCCGCCCTCGCGAGTGCGCACAGCGTTCGCTGACCTCGACACGGTCGAGTACGTGTCGTACCCCGAATCGCACTTCGAGCTGTTCACCGATCACGCTGACGCAGTTCGTAAGTCGACGGTGGAGTGGTTGGTCGACAAGCTCGGAGAATGA
- a CDS encoding nitroreductase/quinone reductase family protein — protein MADFNQMIIDEFRSNGGHVSTAGFGDALVVLHSIGAKSGEIRLNPLMAIPEDDSWLIVGSAAGSPKHPAWVHNLRAHPAIDVEVPGDGAVRTIAVTVSELPDDEWDANWQKFLDASEGFAKYVETAEGRRFPIFRLTPA, from the coding sequence ATGGCCGACTTCAACCAGATGATCATCGACGAGTTCCGGAGCAACGGCGGACACGTGTCGACGGCGGGTTTCGGTGATGCGCTCGTCGTGCTGCACTCCATCGGAGCCAAGAGCGGTGAGATCCGGTTGAACCCACTCATGGCGATTCCGGAGGACGACAGCTGGCTGATCGTGGGCTCGGCAGCCGGCTCACCGAAACATCCTGCGTGGGTGCACAACCTGCGTGCACACCCCGCCATCGACGTCGAGGTTCCCGGCGACGGTGCCGTCCGAACCATCGCGGTGACCGTGTCGGAACTCCCCGACGACGAGTGGGACGCGAACTGGCAGAAGTTCTTGGACGCGTCCGAGGGCTTCGCGAAATACGTCGAGACGGCGGAGGGTCGTCGGTTCCCGATCTTTCGGTTGACGCCGGCCTGA
- a CDS encoding TetR/AcrR family transcriptional regulator — translation MTRVSGFHGSDRARLLAGGAIELLATDGVHGLTHRRLDKALGIPPGSTSNVFRRRVDLLRAALDALVEQEMVVVYDALGDREPGPWSVDTAAEVFADVVDAWLLPANRTLLVARYTLILESSRSDELAPLLTAARSRFTALAELLCAAAGVGSEEASIDPAIQLVAWADGVLLAHVTAGVRAPTRADVAQGARRLLGL, via the coding sequence GTGACTCGGGTGAGCGGTTTCCACGGCTCCGATCGTGCTCGGCTTCTGGCCGGTGGGGCGATCGAGCTGCTGGCTACCGACGGTGTGCACGGACTGACTCACCGTCGTCTCGACAAGGCGCTCGGTATCCCTCCCGGCTCCACCTCGAATGTCTTTCGTCGTCGCGTCGATCTGCTGCGGGCCGCTCTCGATGCGCTCGTGGAGCAGGAAATGGTGGTCGTGTACGACGCTCTGGGCGATCGTGAGCCAGGGCCGTGGAGTGTGGACACCGCTGCCGAAGTATTCGCGGATGTGGTCGACGCGTGGCTGCTGCCGGCCAATCGCACTCTGCTCGTCGCGCGCTACACGCTGATTCTCGAGTCCTCACGATCGGACGAATTGGCACCGTTGTTGACCGCCGCGCGCAGTCGCTTCACCGCATTGGCGGAATTGCTCTGTGCCGCAGCCGGTGTCGGTTCCGAGGAGGCCTCCATCGATCCGGCGATTCAGCTTGTGGCCTGGGCGGACGGTGTGCTGTTGGCACACGTCACCGCTGGGGTCCGGGCACCGACGCGTGCTGATGTCGCGCAGGGAGCTCGCAGGTTGCTCGGTCTCTGA
- a CDS encoding FecCD family ABC transporter permease yields MVSVLVAITLGPANISLVNVRDVVLNHLGVTDVPVKVSKNAIVWEERLPRALVAAASGVGLGICGVIMQSLLRNPLADPFVLGVSSGASTGAVVVGVLGVGGAALGLSGGAFIGALVAFGLVLFLARMSGSGNDRVILAGVATTQLFSALTSFVIFAFADSDETRGVMFWLLGSFEGVRWNDVVLCVTVAGIGAVVCCYYAYVLDAFAFGNSVASSLGFDVKKVRLALLVGTALITATLVSVAGAIGFVGLILPHAARLLVGPNHSRLVPTTAVIGAIFMVWVDAVSRVAFAPTPLPVGVGTALVGVPAFIAIMARKRGIR; encoded by the coding sequence GTGGTGTCTGTTCTCGTCGCCATCACGCTCGGGCCCGCGAACATCTCGCTGGTCAACGTTCGCGATGTGGTGCTCAACCATCTCGGCGTCACCGACGTGCCGGTGAAAGTGTCGAAGAACGCGATCGTCTGGGAGGAGCGGCTCCCCCGAGCACTCGTCGCTGCGGCCAGTGGCGTCGGGCTCGGGATCTGCGGCGTCATCATGCAGTCGCTTCTGCGCAATCCGTTGGCGGATCCGTTCGTGCTCGGGGTGTCCTCGGGTGCGTCGACGGGGGCCGTGGTGGTCGGCGTTCTCGGTGTCGGCGGTGCCGCACTCGGTCTGTCGGGCGGCGCGTTCATCGGTGCGCTCGTTGCGTTCGGGCTGGTGCTCTTCCTTGCCCGCATGTCCGGTAGCGGAAACGACCGCGTCATCCTCGCCGGTGTCGCGACCACTCAGTTGTTCTCGGCGCTCACATCTTTCGTGATCTTCGCGTTCGCGGACTCCGACGAGACCCGCGGCGTGATGTTCTGGCTCCTCGGATCGTTCGAGGGAGTGCGATGGAACGACGTCGTGCTCTGTGTGACCGTTGCCGGTATCGGCGCAGTGGTCTGTTGCTACTACGCGTATGTGCTCGACGCATTCGCGTTCGGAAACTCGGTGGCGTCCTCGCTCGGCTTCGACGTCAAGAAGGTGCGCCTGGCACTGCTCGTCGGAACCGCCCTCATCACTGCGACACTCGTCAGCGTGGCCGGTGCCATCGGTTTCGTCGGCCTCATTCTTCCGCACGCGGCGCGACTGTTGGTGGGGCCCAACCACAGCCGCCTCGTGCCCACCACTGCCGTCATCGGCGCGATCTTCATGGTGTGGGTCGACGCCGTCTCCCGAGTCGCCTTCGCCCCGACCCCACTGCCGGTCGGCGTCGGAACAGCACTGGTCGGCGTCCCTGCCTTCATCGCAATCATGGCTCGCAAGAGAGGAATTCGATGA